A region of Pyxidicoccus parkwaysis DNA encodes the following proteins:
- a CDS encoding response regulator, with amino-acid sequence MRRVLIVSPYSPSRELLRRMLEEPGLSVSATGDTDDAFAAITSAPPALVVVDLRRPDEDHPLFLGLLRKRHPTLPVIALVPGRLRIFDGRHENVREAHGETTEALQHLLGAVKQAMHDLLAQEMLRVLRPPVGQA; translated from the coding sequence ATGCGCCGAGTCCTCATCGTCAGTCCCTACTCGCCCTCGCGCGAGCTGTTGCGGCGCATGCTCGAGGAGCCGGGGCTGTCCGTCTCCGCGACGGGCGACACGGATGATGCGTTCGCCGCCATCACCTCCGCGCCACCGGCGCTCGTGGTGGTGGACCTGCGCAGGCCGGACGAGGACCACCCGTTGTTCCTCGGACTGCTTCGCAAGCGTCACCCCACGCTGCCGGTCATCGCGCTGGTGCCCGGACGGCTGCGCATCTTCGACGGCCGTCACGAGAATGTGCGCGAGGCCCACGGCGAGACGACCGAGGCGCTCCAGCACCTGCTCGGCGCGGTGAAGCAGGCCATGCACGACCTGCTCGCACAGGAGATGCTCCGCGTGCTGCGGCCGCCCGTCGGGCAGGCCTGA
- a CDS encoding helix-turn-helix domain-containing protein, which translates to MRRVRSPAELGLTADDRHRLERALREARDARHLRRLLAVKLVAEGQSVADVARLCALSRPIVYRWLGRYLESHQSEVLLDRPRTGRPRGASRLTDTLLRRVVQQSPQEAGWATHGWTVPLLCTHLRQQGIDVSPRTLRRRLHEAGLRWKRPRYVYVTRAPHLAQKKGALSAV; encoded by the coding sequence ATGCGACGCGTGAGGAGCCCTGCCGAGCTTGGGCTGACAGCCGACGACAGGCACCGACTGGAGCGGGCACTGCGAGAGGCTCGCGATGCCCGCCACCTCCGGCGGTTGCTGGCTGTGAAACTCGTAGCCGAGGGCCAGTCCGTGGCAGACGTGGCGCGTCTGTGCGCCCTGAGCCGGCCCATCGTCTATCGCTGGCTGGGACGCTACTTGGAGTCGCACCAGTCCGAGGTGCTCCTGGACCGTCCGCGGACAGGGCGGCCTCGCGGCGCCTCGCGTCTGACCGACACGCTCCTGCGCCGCGTGGTCCAGCAGAGTCCGCAAGAGGCGGGCTGGGCGACCCACGGCTGGACGGTGCCGCTGCTGTGCACGCACCTTCGCCAGCAAGGCATCGACGTGTCGCCGCGCACGTTGCGCCGCCGGCTGCACGAGGCCGGCCTGCGCTGGAAGCGGCCCCGGTACGTGTACGTGACGCGTGCGCCGCACCTGGCGCAGAAAAAAGGGGCCTTGTCCGCCGTCTGA
- a CDS encoding transposase yields MDSTVLRWFPPLRAAWAPVGEPAQVLITGENAKRAVWGAINPRTGHRVVATSQRGRQEDFMAFLRLLRLAYPGRAVLLLLDQASCHTAQRSQALAAQLAIHLLWLPKQRPELNAMDHIWRELKLHISANRQYATVDDHVDAAVLWLLALTPTQALRKAGILAEGFWLRDLLENFWLPT; encoded by the coding sequence ATGGACAGCACCGTGCTCAGGTGGTTTCCGCCGCTGCGCGCGGCGTGGGCCCCGGTCGGCGAGCCAGCCCAGGTCCTCATCACCGGGGAGAACGCCAAGCGCGCGGTGTGGGGAGCCATCAATCCACGCACCGGCCACCGCGTGGTCGCCACCAGCCAGCGCGGGCGGCAGGAGGATTTCATGGCCTTCCTGCGCCTGCTTCGCCTGGCCTACCCGGGCCGAGCGGTGCTGCTGCTGTTGGACCAGGCCAGTTGCCATACCGCCCAGCGCTCGCAGGCACTCGCAGCCCAGCTGGCCATTCACCTGCTCTGGCTGCCCAAGCAGCGCCCCGAGCTCAACGCCATGGACCACATCTGGCGGGAGCTGAAGCTGCACATCTCGGCCAATCGCCAGTACGCCACCGTCGATGACCATGTCGATGCCGCCGTCCTGTGGCTGCTGGCGCTCACGCCAACGCAGGCCCTCCGCAAGGCGGGTATCCTCGCGGAGGGCTTCTGGTTGCGGGATTTGTTAGAGAACTTTTGGCTACCTACTTAG
- a CDS encoding outer membrane beta-barrel protein, giving the protein MNALALLAALTTLAASEPTAPPAPVGSFLIAPKVGFFKTTTPLSGDLYLAAEVGYVTPLLERRLAVVLEVNYHRPKLSGTLTDPQLGGFGAPLEGDYTVALREVAFQLSAVYRFERALGTLTPYVGGGPGLYLHRATSDMFGTLASESDGGFGLQALAGIELPLGQGGAFLEAHYHFVPVDLVITGDVNAGGFLASLGYRLRL; this is encoded by the coding sequence ATGAATGCCCTTGCCCTGCTCGCCGCGCTCACCACGCTCGCCGCCTCGGAGCCCACAGCTCCGCCCGCGCCCGTGGGCAGCTTCCTGATTGCCCCCAAGGTGGGCTTCTTCAAGACGACCACGCCGCTGAGCGGAGACCTCTACCTCGCCGCGGAGGTGGGCTACGTCACCCCGCTGCTGGAGCGGCGGCTCGCGGTGGTGCTGGAGGTGAACTACCACCGGCCGAAGCTGTCGGGGACGCTGACGGACCCGCAGCTCGGCGGCTTCGGCGCGCCGCTGGAGGGGGACTACACCGTCGCGCTACGCGAGGTGGCCTTCCAGTTGTCGGCCGTGTACCGCTTCGAGCGCGCGCTCGGCACGCTCACGCCGTACGTGGGCGGCGGCCCCGGCCTGTACCTGCACCGCGCGACGTCGGACATGTTCGGCACGCTGGCCTCGGAGAGCGATGGAGGGTTCGGGCTCCAGGCGTTGGCGGGCATCGAGCTGCCGCTCGGCCAGGGAGGCGCCTTCCTGGAGGCGCACTACCACTTCGTGCCGGTGGACCTCGTCATCACGGGCGACGTCAACGCGGGCGGCTTCCTCGCGAGCCTGGGCTACCGCCTGCGCCTCTAA